A window of the Thalassophryne amazonica chromosome 11, fThaAma1.1, whole genome shotgun sequence genome harbors these coding sequences:
- the LOC117520075 gene encoding gap junction alpha-3 protein-like gives MGDWNLLGKLLEKAQEHSTVVGKVWLTVLFIFRILVLSAATEKVWGDEHSGFICDTKQPGCENVCYDITFPISHVRFWVLQIIFVSTPTLIYLGHILHLVRMEEKQKEKENVQHFEKQTLIVDVKQKKPLVRNDKGHVRLQGELLRTYVFNVIFKTLFEVGFIVAQYLLYGFELKPMYTCDRPPCPNVVNCYISRPTEKTIFIIFMLGVASVSLFLNLIEMYHLGFTKCRQGITYRRSHHSSGRGSKEPSEAAVPFVPSYDDFFPVHHQVQPGYPSVTGYNMSPLSEGTDSSFHPYHSKAAYKQNKDNLAVERSSGKPEECELKGKKGAESVPGSPTQGRPGRSAKHSSSKTRVDDLKI, from the coding sequence ATGGGGGACTGGAACTTACTGGGGAAGCTTCTAGAAAAGGCCCAGGAACACTCCACGGTGGTGGGGAAGGTGTGGCTCACTGTCCTCTTCATCTTCCGCATCCTGGTCCTGAGCGCCGCCACTGAGAAGGTGTGGGGCGACGAGCACTCAGGCTTCATCTGCGACACCAAGCAGCCTGGTTGCGAGAACGTGTGCTACGACATCACATTTCCAATTTCCCATGTTCGCTTTTGGGTGCTGCAGATTATCTTTGTGTCCACGCCCACATTAATCTACCTGGGACACATCCTCCACCTTGTACGGATGGAAgagaagcagaaggagaaggaaaACGTGCAGCATTTTGAAAAGCAGACCCTCATCGTGGACGTCAAGCAAAAGAAGCCATTGGTGAGGAATGATAAGGGCCACGTGCGCCTGCAGGGGGAGCTCCTGCGCACCTATGTCTTTAATGTGATCTTTAAAACCCTGTTCGAGGTTGGTTTCATAGTGGCTCAGTACCTCTTGTACGGCTTTGAGCTGAAGCCCATGTACACGTGCGACCGCCCCCCCTGCCCAAATGTTGTAAACTGCTACATATCACGTCCCACTGAGAAAACCATCTTTATCATCTTCATGCTAGGCGTGGCTAGCGTGTCTCTGTTTCTTAACCTCATTGAGATGTATCACCTGGGCTTCACCAAATGCCGCCAGGGGATCACCTACAGGAGATCTCACCATTCCTCTGGTAGGGGCTCCAAGGAACCCAGCGAGGCAGCAGTGCCATTTGTGCCTAGCTACGACGACTTCTTCCCCGTGCACCACCAAGTCCAGCCTGGCTACCCATCCGTAACCGGTTACAACATGTCCCCTCTGTCTGAGGGTACCGACTCATCCTTCCACCCATACCACAGCAAGGCCGCTTACAAGCAGAACAAGGATAACTTGGCGGTGGAGAGGAGTAGCGGCAAGCCAGAGGAATGTGAACTGAAAGGAAAGAAAGGAGCAGAATCAGTCCCTGGGTCACCTACACAGGGCAGGCCGGGTCGCAGTGCCAAACACAGCAGCAGCAAGACGAGAGTAGACGATCTGAAGATATGA